The Maridesulfovibrio sp. genomic sequence GAATATATTTTCAATTAAAAAAAGCCGTGGACCAGTCCACGGCTTTTTTAATTTTGTCTTTACAAAAGAAAAAAGCCACTGATTGCTCAGTGGCCTTTCGGGGTTCCTTCTTGTGGTCGGGATGAGAGGATTTGAACCTCCGACCCCTTGAACCCCATTCAAGTGCGCTCCCAGGCTGCGCTACATCCCGACTCAAGTGAAGAAGGATCTATGTGTATTCTCTGTAACTGTCAACCATAAAATTGAATTATTGTTTTTATATATACTGAATAGGTGTTCAGTTGGAGAGATAATAAATCCATATCATCTTGGAATGAAATAAAAAATTAACTCATGAGTTGAAAAAATCCATATTCAGGAATAATCTGTGGTTAAGAACTCGGAGGAATTTTGCGTTACCTTGCCGCACTGCTTTCTATTTTGTTGCATATCTCAGCCATGTTTATTCTGGCTGATTTTGTAGTGCCGGTTCATGATCAGGTTGATCCATTTGAGATACAGCTCATTGACCTTCCAAAAGACCTGCAGCCTTTTAAGAAAGATTTTAGCTCTTTTGACTCAGTGAAGAAGAAAAATACGCACCGTCCTGAAGGGAAAAAAGACCTGAGCAGGACAGAACTCAAGCCAAAGCTCCGAGCTGACAAGATCAAGCGCTTAAAACCTCATAAGCCAGCCAGTCACAAACCGGATCAAAGTAGCAAGGTACAAGCAGAATCTGAGCATCTTCAGGATGAACGGATTACCCGGCCTGCCAAAAATTATCCCCATATTGAAATTGGCTCATCAAAAAGCCCGGATGCTGTTGTTTTGCGGCAGGGTAAAGGAATAACCGTAGGTAATTCGACTATGGTGCTCAAGCGAGGTTCAGAAGCGCGCTCTCTATCCGCTCTGGCTGCATATGAGTTTGATGAGAACGATTTCCGTGGGCATTATGAGACATTTACAGGGCGGCAGGTGGTTATCATTGATGGACGCGCTGAACATGGGCGGCTGATTCTTTATGACCGACAGAGCGGATTGATCAGAAAATTAAAGAAGACTGAGTACGGCGACTTTATTTATACCTACGGGCCTTCTTTTGATGAGGATGAGCCGGTTAAAGGGTCAGTGGTTTTTCTTCCCGGCGATGAACATTGGATCCACCGGTTTATGTGGATGCCGGACGGTGCGCCCGCTGAATATCCGGTGAAGGGCAGAGTGGATGCTGTTGCAGGCGGAAAGGAGCAGGAACGTTGTGATCTGTTTGTTCCGGCTTTAGAGGGCAGGTATCCTGCAGTCATACTTGTCCCTTACGGTATTGATATCCCATCCGAAGAATTTGCTGAAGTAGCCAGACATCTGTGCGGCAAAGGGATTGTTGTCTTTTGTCCGGATAATTTCAGCCCAGCGGAATTGCGCAGGGGGTATGACAAATTACGTCAAAATCCCAAGGTTGATCCCGCACGTATCGGTGTCTGGGCAAGGGGGTACGGGGCCAAAAAAATGCCCCGCATGGACTTGCCAGCGGGACTTTTTAAGTTTGTCATTCTGACTATAGACCATCCTGATGAAGGTCTATTTCCAGAAAGGCTTGCGTCTGTTCTTGCCGATACCCTGCCTACTTTCATAGGGTTTCGCGGAGTCGGCAGTGACTGGAAGAGGGTTGTGCCGGTAATGTTGACCGGATTCCAGTCTGCCCCCCATCAAATAGTCATGATTGATGCTACTCCTTCCGTAGGAGAAGGAGTGGGGACAGACCAAGAGTGGATCGATTGCTTATCCGGCGATTTTGTCAGCAGTATTTCCGCCTGGCTTGATTCAAACTAGTCAGACGCATGGTATTTCTGCGGAATATATAACTGCTTTTTAGAGAATGAGTAAGAGATTGAGGCGCAGGACTTAGTCCTGATTGTCTTCCGCTTTAGATTCGGAAGAGCTGTTTCTTTCCTGTTCATCCAGAGACTTGACCATGGCGGCAATGTGCTTGCTCACAGAACGATACTTTTGAGGATTGTTCTTTTCCAATTTTTTAAAAGCTTCTGGAGTCTCTTCTATAGTGCTGTGTTTGTTCATAAAAACCTCCTGTACGGTTTAGCCTTGGCTACTATCGTCTTGAGATTTTCCAGCCCGAATCAACAAGTGCATAATACACTATTTTTAGTCTTTGTCCAGATCTCATTAGTGAGTAAAAAAATCATTAAAGTTCGTCTCTGTGATTACCGGAATATTTGTCCTGTCTTTGTAGGTGTATAATGTATATCTCATGGTATGTGAATTTTGTAACAAGGGTGTTGTTTATGTTAATACAATACCAATTTATGCACTTAGTACTTTACAGAATGGAAAAGAACAGAATTATATTGCTTAAACATTACGGTAAAGAAAATTTTTTTCAGTACATCAATAGCGTAATTTAAAGTTGCGTGTTGAATATTAAGGTTTTATCTTAATCCGTGAAAATCATTGTTTTATGTGGATAAGATCAAAATTTTGTCGTATGCAACAAGTCAGGTGCAAATTGTAGTTCAACCGAAAATCACGATTGTGGACTGGATCATTTTTATGTATCAGTCGTTTCACGAATCTAGACAAGCCAACACTGGAGGAAGGAATGAGTAATCCTAAAGAGTTTATCTTATATAGTGGCGGTGCTTCCGGCACTGAAAGTGAGTTCGGAGTGAATGCTGAAAAGTATGGCCTGCAGGAAGTTAACTACAGTTTCGAAGGTCACCAGAATGCCCGTAAACGCGGCCTGCGTGTGCTCACCGAGAAGGAGCTTGAAAGCAAGGATGTCAGCCTTACCTATGTTTCCAAGCTGATGAACCGTAGCTTTACCCGCGCCCCTATTTTTCGCAAAGTCTTGCAATCCATCTGCTGGCAGGTGAACAGCGGTCATGAAATTTTCATTATCGGCAGTATCCTTGAAGACGGCACCGTGAAAGGTGGAACCGGCTGGGGTGCTGAATTTGCTAAAATCTGCAATAAGCCCTTGTATGTATTTTCTCAGGACTCGAATAAATGGTTCTGCTGGGAAAAAGAAAAGTGGGCGGAGTGCGCTGACCCTAAAATCACTCACAGGCACTTCACAGCAACCGGAACCCGTTTTCTTGAGGACTCCGGCAGAAAGGCTATAGAAAAACTTTTTGAAGACAGTTTTAAATAGCAGTCTCATTCGTCATGTAATTATTCACCCCGTTCTTTCTGGAGCGGGGTTTTATTTTGCCCTTGACTAAAGGGTGGGTTTATCAGTAGAAAAAAATATCTTAATTCTCAGGGCGGGGTGAAATTCCCCACCGGCGGTGATTCTTTATATTTAAAGACAGCCCGCGAGCGCCTTTTCAATCGGTGAGAAGGGTCAGCAGATCCGGTGTGATTCCGGAGCCGACGGTTAAAGTCCGGATGAAAGAGAATGAGACAGTCATACCGCAGGTGGTCTTCCCTACACTTGCGCGCTGTTCCTTTACGGGCAGCTGTCTATTCTATCGCCCTGATTCTGGTAACAATTTATGGAGATTTACCATGAATCAGAATCTATTATCCCAGTATGGTACCCCTGTTGAGAGGGTGGAGAAAGGTCTTCAGGCTTTGCGTGAAGGCCGAGGCATTCTTGTTACTGACAATGAAAGCCGCGAGAACGAAGGTGATCTTATCTTTTCCGCGGAAATGCTCAGTGACGAGCAGATGGCTATGATGATCCGCGAATGCAGCGGCATTGTCTGCCTTTGTTTGACCGAGGAAAAGATTGAGCAGCTCAACTTGCCTATGATGGTCGAGGAGAACTCCAGCCGTTATCAGACCGGGTTCACCGTTACTATTGAAGCCGCCGAGGGCGTAACCACAGGTGTTTCCGCAGCTGATCGGGTTACCACGGTAAAGGCAGCCATTGCTGATGGCGCCACCCCTGCCGATCTGCACAGGCCCGGACATGTATTTCCCTTGCGGGCCCGGTCCGGTGGTGTGCTCGAGAGAGAAGGGCATACTGAGGCTACCGTGGATATGATGACTCTAGCAGGACTTAATCCATGTGGCGTGCTTTGTGAGCTGACCAAACCTGATGGTACCATGGCCAGACTGCCGGAGATTGTTGAGTTCGGCCAGAAGCACGACATACCTGTACTGACCGTAGATGACATAATTAATTATAGAATTCAGATTGCAAAAAAAGCCTCATAATGTATAATTAGGGCAAGAAGCTTTTCAGAATTGACACTATAACTCCTGATTCAAACCGGCAATTTGGATCAACACCGACACTAAATTGAAAAGGCCCGTTGTGATACTGAGCGGGCCTTTTCAAATTGTTTCAATCTTTTATAATTGAATTTATTTCTCGTAAACGCAACCGATGCAGCAGAGGAATGTTGCTTCTTCTGTCTCGCTGATATTGCGCATGCCGTGCGGTTCCATGCAGTCTGAAAAAACAAAATCTCCGGGACCGCAAATTTGGCTTTCAACAACTTCATCCGTTTGCGGGTCGTAAGTGAAACATTCGAACTGACCCTTTTCCACATAAACTGTCTGAAGATAGAAATGGTTGTGGGCCGGAATTTCTCCGCCGGGTTCAACTGTGAAGTGGCGCAGTCCGTATTCGGGCTGTCCGTTTTCATCCTGGCCGGATTTGGATAACCAACGGATGGTTACCCCTTTAACTTCATGGTTTTCGCCTTTGTAGGCTATCTGCTGAACTTTGATGCCTTCAACATCTTTAACATTTTTTGCGTCCATATTATGCTCCGGGATTGAGATTTGTTTGTGCGGTTGAGTTTGCATAGTAAATCAGAAACAGCTGGCGAGATAAAGCTGAATGTTTGCGGTTTTAAATTTCAAGATAAGCGTAGTAGACTTCTTTTTTTAAAGAATTTTTAAAATAACTTTGAAATTTTATCGATAAGGCTTGACAATTTCAGCTGGAATCAATATGTATTTCACCTCGTCGCAACGACAAAAGTTTTTTTGACAGAGAGGCCGGATGGCGGGTGCGCTGTGAACCCCGTCAGGTCCGAAAGGAAGCAGCGGTAACGGTTTATCCCGGGTGTCCGGTCTCGCTGAAAGAAGGGTGTGTTCTTCATGAACACACCCTTTTTTATTGCAATATAATTCTGCGCTGTACTTGCTTTCCCTTTTGAAACCGTGCAATCTTTTCCAAGTTTTGCTGGGAAATCCTGCGGGATAGTTTTAAATTCTAACTCAGGCGAGTCCAAATGAAGTTTGGGAAAATGGCCGGGTTTCTGGTCAAAGTAATATTAATTAGTTTAATCTCCGGCGGATTGGCGGTAGTTTTTAATGATGCACGCCTTAAGCCATATACGTTTACGGAGTTGAATCATCCGCAG encodes the following:
- a CDS encoding cupin domain-containing protein — protein: MDAKNVKDVEGIKVQQIAYKGENHEVKGVTIRWLSKSGQDENGQPEYGLRHFTVEPGGEIPAHNHFYLQTVYVEKGQFECFTYDPQTDEVVESQICGPGDFVFSDCMEPHGMRNISETEEATFLCCIGCVYEK
- the ribB gene encoding 3,4-dihydroxy-2-butanone-4-phosphate synthase; its protein translation is MNQNLLSQYGTPVERVEKGLQALREGRGILVTDNESRENEGDLIFSAEMLSDEQMAMMIRECSGIVCLCLTEEKIEQLNLPMMVEENSSRYQTGFTVTIEAAEGVTTGVSAADRVTTVKAAIADGATPADLHRPGHVFPLRARSGGVLEREGHTEATVDMMTLAGLNPCGVLCELTKPDGTMARLPEIVEFGQKHDIPVLTVDDIINYRIQIAKKAS